Within Limanda limanda chromosome 17, fLimLim1.1, whole genome shotgun sequence, the genomic segment AGGGTCTTCTTCCCTCAGCCCAGGCTCATCCTCGTTGGGCAGCACCAGCAGGCAAACATAAGTGTGCAGCTGGATCATCAGGCGGCGCTGAAGCATCCACACCACCATTTGAATCAGCTGGGCCTGGTCAAGGGCAGAGGAGCGAACATTACGAGTCAAGCATAGTCGTTACAAGGTGAGTAGAGGACAAACATGGAACAAGTGAGGCTGAACACGCTCACACGAACGCTCAAAATAGAGGCAGAAGAAATAACCACGGTCTTTACTTGTTCTCATAAAAAATGGAGGCTGCAGACGCTGGAGCTGATGTCCCTTTGCCATTTATAATTCATCCCTGATGCTCAAACTGCTGACGGGCCTGTCCTTACAAGACACCATCTAGATATATATTATTAGCACTGTAAATACTATGGATTCACTGCGAACTAATGTCATTTGTTTGCTCTTAATTTGTACAACAATCTGTTTTTGTTCTAGTAGATTATTCTTAAATAtaagaatataaaatataaaataatttcacaacacataagaaaaaacagaTGACAAAGTAAAAGCCAAGGAGGTTGtctcactcgttcacacacagTCCTTtgtaatatacattttatatgttatatagCTTTGCATAGTATTTCTTCAACAGCAATAATCCTACCTCCTGTGCAGGAGCATCCAGGGGGTTTCGGAACTCAGCCAGTGAGACAGGTAGTGAGAACTTGGCTAACATGCTCGGAAGATCATGACCCGGAAACTGCTGAGCAAAGTGCTCAGCCAGCGTTGAGTATCTGTCCAGGGAGAGACAGGACATGTCATTCCACATCACAACGCTTGACCATTAACaattttgaatacattttccATTGTGTTGTAAAGGAAAGTCTATTTTATAGAGTTCTAGTTATTTAATAACTCGCTGTAGAGCAAGCTAGGTGGGTGTACAGAaatattatttatcattattacgTCATTAGTTGTGCAGTAACCTGGCGATTACACAGGAGAGACACTCACAGGCAGATGTTGGCATGAGGAGACAGCATGTACACGTTGTTCTCGCACAGCGGGTAGATGATGATCGCTTTGCCCCAGTAAACCAAGTGTGCTGCGATTTGAAAGATCTGAGTGGAAAGGATTTTGCAAATACAATCAATGATGTTAAATAATAGCAACTAAACATCAGCATCTAAGCCCTAAAAAAATTTGTTGgaggaaaataagaaaacatttaacttgACACTATAAACAGGAActgaatgtatatatatattggccACTAGATGGTGGTAAGACGCCTCCTTTACTAGTGTTTATAAGATCTCAGACTAATACTAGTCCTACATTCATCAATTATTTTTTAGGATTTGCATATAAAGAACATGTTTTGAAATACAATACAATCACTGAAATGTTTATGTGTGATCACTGAATGAGCAGAGTCATTATATGCTGttatgaatattttttaaagatgtgtgtgttgtaaagagCAGCTATGGTGCACGTGGTGAGGCTGGTCTGCACCTGGAGTAAGGCCAGGTCAGTGTCCTGGgcgagctgctgcaggttcttCACAGCCGAGCAGGTCTTGATGAGTCGCACCATTGCAGGCGAGCAGTCCAGAGGGAGCTGACTCAGTAGAGCCTTCTCACTCTCCAGTAGCAACAAGGCATGATACGGTCTGGAGGATCAAACAACATACACCGCAGTAGAAATCAGCTTTAGTGCCAGTCAATGAACAGAACAACTAAGTATATTCCAGAGAACAAACTGACCAATATGATGGAATAAAACTGAACTTTGCATATTTTATTCAGCTGGATAATATAGGAATAAAAATGAGAAGCAGATGGTGATCACACCTCTACTGTAGTAAAGATGAAGAAACAATAGGTGGCAGTATGGGCCCACAGAAAATGTGGTTTACCCCAGACACTAAAATATAAAGTCAGAGACCTGGAGTTAACAAAATAAGAGACTTTATCACCTTTTAAAGATGCAATAATTTAACATGACAAATTAGTGGATTAACAGTGTATCCAATAACACAAATTCAGAATTATAATGATCCTGTTAAAGGAGATGGTGAAGTATAGAGTTTATTGCTTCTTATTATAactgaatattttctttaaCCAGTAGCACTTCAGATAATCAACCTGTCACATTCCAAGATGACTAATTTTAATGACTTGCAGCCGAGTCagatttgaaattaaaactaaGGTTCTGCATTTATGGGCAGGAAgggagtaaagaaaacaacaactaatAGTAAATGTTATACATTTCCTACACAgtcaaattaaatgtgaaaGGTTGAAAGGAACCTtgtttaaatattacattagGACATGTTTACTCTATGATAAGACTTGTGGTGTGTTTATGCTGTGACAAGGGGGCTGCTGGGTGGACTATCTGTGGTTGTTTGTGAAAAGCCATTTTTAGTTTGATAGTTTTCAGCTTCTAACTGAGGGGCtgcaagtttttcttttttttaaagcttcaaCTCGGTTTGTCAAAACGTTCCCTTTATGATTTAGTGTTAGCAAGTTAGTCTTCTCCTGTTCAAATATGATTAATTACAAAGAGAGACGTACTGTAACACACCTTATGGCCTTAAGGCTGCGCTCTAATGCCTCTGGGGGGATGTGGTTGCCAGCAATCCTGTGGATCTTGTGGGGTAAACAGAAACTCACCTCCAGCCAGTTGTTTATATGTAGTCGCACAACACCAGTTGTACAAAGGCTGAAAAAACGTTAATATCATCGTTAATATTAACATCATatgacaatgttttttttgctgaataaattaaaaaataaaatatttatatacaaataaataaataaaaatatcattaCTTTCTGGCAAATTTTAATCGTAAATCGGTTAAAAATGGAATTATTTAATCAAAATTTCAGGGGACAACCATCAGTTTCTGGACAGATATTGCAAATAAAGGCTTCTTGCATTATCTTAGCAGTAAACCTAAATATCAGAGTCAGCTATGTGGACAATATATACTGTGTatgggaagaaaagaacaaaacaaaccatTACAACAATGAGCCTCATCACACACCTGTCATATGCCTCCTTCAGGTCCCTGGCTAGTTTACATTTAGGAAGGATTTGTCTAAATGGGGACTGGGGGCTTCCATCTGCTGTcgtcaaagaaaagaaaaacaggaatcTTGTGTGATTTTTTAGTTAATGAGCTTCTAAACTGAAGTGATTAAACAATAACGCATCACCATACAGTTGAAATTCTGACAAGCTACATTCTTCTATAATAAAAAAGACACTGCAGTAAATTTGCCATCAGGTATGAGGTGCGAGGAGTGTGCATCTCACTCTCAGTCGTGGTAGTGATCTCATCCTGGACGGCCAGCATCAGTTTGGCCTCTCTGGTCAGGTACTGGCAGCGCCGCTCCTCGTGCTGCAGAGCGATGGCGATGCGGCGCGACAGGTTGTGCATGCAGCTGATGACGGAGGGATCGGCGTTCGCCTGCGGAGGCCAAAGACGAGAGGgagcaaatatataaaaacacgtTGTTAGTACTGAACTCAGTGCTAACTCATTATACTACATTTACAACACCAGTACTTTTATATATAGCTCAACATTTATGTCAATCATTGATGGACCTTCATGTGACATACATTAAAGACCTTAGCATGTAGCATGCTGATTACAAACGGCATGAAAACTTAAAAAGTGTAATTAATTCGTCATTTTTATGACATAAAACGTTAATACTGCTAACAGTATTATGTTAGAATTATGttgagatatttttattttcgaTTTGGACTCATCTCTGTTGTATTtctgtagtttagtagtgttttttaaatgcactgcaTTATACTGAGAGAAGTTTATTATATTCTGTCTTCTTCTggaatgtaaataaagacaaaaccaATGTGAGACATAAACAAATTAATCCTTTTGCATTGTAAAATATCTCTGGTGGTACTTTTTGTGTAATggaataacaaaaaaagaataaacaagCAGATGACATAAAATAAGTTGCTGGTGTACAAATTTGAACTGCGGAGTCAATCAAAACTGAATAGTCATATCTTGTGCAAACACTATTGACAAACATAATAACGACCCACTGTGAAAACACTGTATGACACTGTATTTTTTATGGAAAGAGCCAGGGTTCTACCACCTCAGTTACTAGGCAGATATCACTGACAAAACATGAgtgtgcattttttttccccccatctcAGCTTTACTGACACTTTCAAGATACAGTGACTCAGCATGGGCAGGAACAGGCGGCGCCTTGAAGGCCAGCATGAGTAAGCAAAGTCCCTCGGCCCTTCCGCCCTCGGGGTTCCAGTGTTCTCACAGATAGAGTATAGTGGAATATtatcactcatacacacaccacacagattAACAGAACACAACATGTGTGTCCCACCCACACTCAGCTGATTTTATCGTgccatcattaaaaaaaaaagtgtcaaatTAGGTTGTAATAttagaatataaaaatgtatagtCATCTATATTAACTGATAGCTCATTATggcaccaaacacacaaactatcaACATGTCACTGTTATCTCAACAATtaacaatacaaatatgaaGAACTCTTTTCATACCCTGAGTGCAAACACCACATTAAACAAGATCATCGTGGGCATCTCTCTCTTTGGGGAAGGATCTGTTTTAGAAACCTACATTGAAAGAAGACCAATTTTTAAGGTTTACAATAATATcagcaaaatacaaataagacaagtcagtttattaggtaattaaacaaatgaaatgtaatacaGACCGGAAATAAAAATCCTCCTTAATGAAGgttataatgtttttttgttttttttactgaaactACTCTTAATTCAACTGTTTAGTATTTTTGAAGGATGCAGTTTACGGTGCTGCTGAACTGTATTATCTTTTTGCAGAGAGATTTTCTGATAATTACTCTGTGggacaaaataaaacctgtcCATGTAATGCAATGCAgtttaataacaataaagttAAAACAACATCTCTCTCAACTTTCTCAAAATAAGCTGAATTGGTGTAAATTACAACCTTGATGATGGTAGGATTTGTTGCAGTCCTGCTGTATTAGATTGCATTAGTTGCATTAGCAGAAGGCCAATcataaatgttgaataaaagCTGCACGAGTACAATGATATGCAGCAGGGGATAAAAATCCAGCAATAAATTCACCGAGTTTGTGATTGATTAAAAGTTTGGTTTCGTTGAGACCGTGTCAGGTAAGTGTTGACAAAACTGACTTTGTAAATAAACAACATTGTTTTACATGTTCTTGACTACTGTGAAATTTCCTTTATCGGTCCCACACAGGCAGTGCATCTTCAGACCAAGAAGGAACTGTCAGTAGGGGGCACTGCTGAGGTTAAGACGCATCTGCCAAAATTCAAAGCTGACATATACTTTGTGGATCAATTATGAACGACCTCAAAGCTTCATCAAAGCCAGATGGCAAGACGCTTAAACATTATGATGATTTTCCCTTTAGGAAATTTCAAGAAAATGCATGGACATTCAGTGCAGGCCTGAATTCAGCTTTACTGAAAGTTTACTACATATTTTCGTGAGGCCTCATTTATCCCTACCTGAATGATGGGTGGATGTTGGAGGAGAGTCGGGTGACCCACAAACCGAACATTGTCTATCTTCAGTTCAAACTTCTTTCCACACATGTCGGATTTGGTGGCCAGGATGGTGGCGAGGATGATGTCAGAGAACCTTAAAGAAGGACGATCAGGTTCGATGAGAAAGTGCGCAGGGTGTGGAGAGAGGTTAGAGCACGGAGACAGCTGGGACGAGTGAGAAAGTGTAAATTAGCTCAGTTTCTTTACATGTTTCACAGCCCTGTCTACGAGAGGGGTTGCATTAATCAGATGCATCTGCCTGTAATATAATTCCACAGTTGGagtataaattaaaaaagcttgTGTGGCTactggagaggagaaaagaagaagagctcTCCTGGCGGAAAAAGTGAAGTCGCTGTATGATTATAGAATGTGAAAGACTCATGCTGGTTTGACTCGAGTAACTCATGCTGCGATCAGAGGGGTGAAAATCAAGCCGATGACTTTCAGTATACAATTGGAACTCATTAAAAGACTTACCTCTCTAACACAATTTGAGAAGAATGTTTTGAAGTTTGATTTggattttgtttaaaaatgctAGACTAAATTTTATTGATATAAATTACAGCTTAAGTTATaactattttaaatgtaattattgtgATGTAAAATGTtggatatatttatttgtttttctgttcaaAAAGGCACACGGTACAGAGGAAAGCAACACTGAAAACCCAATTAACCAAACACTGATTCACTGGAGCTGCTACAGACTATttacagggatttttttttttagattggGGTTGGGGATCCGTATAGGACACAAATTAGGAAAGAagggggtaaaaaaaaagacaggggTGATCTAAGCGAAGGAAAGGTGGTTTAGAATGATTTGGTCTTACCCTGCTACCAACTGTTCGTCAGTTAGTGGAGATTGTTCCCTGAAATGGGAATTGGGccataaaaaagaagaaaaaggcaaacaaaagggaaaatgcAACAAACAATTGGGCTGGATGCATAAAAtggacattaaaaaacaatccGAACAAACATGTGAAACTGCGATGTCAGAACGCGGCGCGCATGTTGATTCAAGCGTTTATATCATTTTGGCTGACTAGCCTCTACCTTTATATGAACATGTGAACGTAAATGCCAAACGGTCATGATgtcatgactagggttgcaaaattccgggaatattcaaagttggaaactttccatgggaattatcgggaatatatgggaattaacgggaataaactggaatatacgggaatatacgggaatacactggaaatgttgtgggtaatttatactaactgtattttccttgtcatatacagacataaatataaacattttgttgtgtcataggctgatttgagccctgaggaaactttgggcacttgactatatgcttctgcatcgttgtgtcattcttaacataggtctttgcacagtatttgcaaatgtacacagcctttccttctacattggatgaggtgaaatgtctccacacatgagatagtacacgtggcattgttccgtagaataagatgagaaaaaagtttgtaaaaaaacgctaatgcaatgccagagatataaatagttagccaaacaattggaatcgtctgtactcatattttacaattgatggataaatgaattgaaatagtctagatgaacagatgaacaatcctcaatcagcatgctaatatattttctccagtaatatcatggaaacttacctgactagtcctgcactctacagcaggcctcaatagccctgctgtagagtgaaggatgctgggagttatctgtgcatgtgatggaagaatgaccagtggagggttgaaactcaaaaaaattttttttttcaaaattcccaaaattcccgagctaaacttcccatggaaagtttccggaaatttacaggaaactttccgcccctttgcaaccctagtcatgacAAATATTTTAACGTGGCTCAACCTGCTGGCGAACCCAAGCCTGATTGAAGGGAAGTCAGTGGGGAAAAAATACACTTGATGGTGTTGTGCCAGAGTTTATCAGATTACGCCTCGAGGGCTGAAGTGTTGAAAGTTTAAAAGAGATTAAATGCTCATATGGGACTAGACATGTTCCAATACCATTTTCTCCTTCACAATACCTGGATTTTGCATGTTGGCTGATGCTGAGAGGATACcagtgctttaaaaaaaacaacttcgtATATAACATTTTTTAGCGCTGTATTAAAGTGATCATTAATATCATTGTGTACGGCCTGGCTCAGGTTAAACCTCAAGTGTAAAATGCAGTGAGTGAGGTGATACATGTTTTAAAGTGACACCACCGGTACAAGACCAACGAGAGATTCAACCCTATGAGCTAAATTGACCATGGGCCAGCCCCTCAATtcttcttgaataaaaaaaaaaaagagtttctTTGGGGAGCGGTAGCAAAAGgaagaaaacatattaaaagTAAGAGAGTCAGGTGGATCTCAGAAGGGGCTGCAGTcagttttattattactataaatCTGTAAATATTAGATGAAGAACAAAATTACCTCGAGTCACCATCCTGATCTTCAACAACGTCCCCAGTTGTGTTCTGTGCATATGGACTCCGCTGTTTAGCTTGTGGACAGAAATAACAGTGTTAGTTAACATGTTTATTCCAGCTGGAGAAATAACAGCGTGAATGTTTCAGAGAAGTCTCGTGTTAAACTCAGTGCTCTTAAGGTTTGAGATATCACTGCCTTTTCCAATGTGGTACAAGGTAACTATTATAAGTTATAAATCTAAGTTATCTTGTGATGCCACGTGACCTCATTGTCAGATCTCAGTTGGTTGTCCACTTGTGTAACAGCTGGATGTGTTTTACATGGTgttgacaaaataataaaatcagtcATATTAATTGTTTATCACTGCTTATTCAACCAATACTGTTCCAAGCGTCTTATCTGTCAAACAGTTCCATCAGCACTGAGACAGtcttatatatgtaacagcccctagCTGGCAAAGCATGccaaggagagtttcagagtttaaaagatacttaacgtgtatgcggaaaggatatTCTTCACTGCAGGAGATACAGTAACGGCcgagaggaactttaacatctgagcatgttgaccaactcctttttctgaacaaaaatgccaatattcccaaatgaatttaaaattttgggtcatgaccttgcagccaactggactggactctagcagtaaacattttttaatttttctcaaTTTGGTTGATGCTCTAgattactcttatttatatgattattctcaggtttatgttcctctattatgtctgcttgatgttactgtattgtatttaaataattgtaagttatgtgctgggagctcagtgttcatgtgagaggtctcctattcagaaaataattacaaaggtcctgtgtcctgaatgttcaatgacaaagtttttgcacttcagttaatgtgtagaagacattgttgttcacagaattaaatgtgacatttgaagtgaggtgagcagtcttatttccctcattttttgtaatgcctttgaataatattggggacatgaatcgcaatatatcgcaggaTGGAAtcacaatactattgaatcgtcacatttttgccaattcccacccctaggaGGAACTATTGATCTGACTGATTTTTCTTCAGGTCAATAATCAGTGTGACCCCTCTGACTGAATCTCTTCATGGTATAAAGACAAAACTCATTGCTGAGCAGTTGAATTAAACTGGACAAGACTGTGAAGTGTAACTATAACCATGTCCAGGTCCTGTAcaggtgtgagtgagtgagaggaaCCCTCCCAGGTATTGGACATCCTGTGGTTCATGCTGGTGcttcgctctcctcctcctacctgTGAGAGATGCCGGGCACTCCGCCGCTCTCTGGAACGGATACCGGAAGAGGAGCTTGTTCCCTCGGCTGCCGGAGCTCACCAGGATGACGCTGATGGGGCTGGTTTTATCGCCAGTTCTGTACACGCTGTTTGGCGACTGGCTGTACATGGATTTCCGGTCATCTGGTAAACCGCCCGATGGGTTTAGCATCATGTTAGCATCCTAGCTAACTTTGCGTTAGCCCGACCACACAAAACAAAGTCAGCAGCGAACAGTGAACTTCGGCAAACTAACAAGTGGAGCTTGTATTGATGCTCAGCTCCCACAGACACCTGTCATGGATTCTAAACTACAACTGGTTCTACTTTAGGGGCGAGCTATAAAGTCTGTGCGTGCATCACTGTGCTCCTCAAGTTGTTGTGTGTCACTTCGAAAATTGGTCGACTGGAACAAGAGACAGCGGCTATAATGTTCCTACCCCCAGCTTGCTTGCTCTCTTTGAATATATAAAACCGTAAGaacataataataaattataaaaaccacagagaaacaataatgctttctttttgtctttctctttctttctttctatagataaataaaaccatagacaaataataataaatgaaaaaccaCTGAGAGGCAACACTCTCACAATTAATTTAAGCCTATTCACCCATTTAAccttttaattcaatttaattcttAGATATCTATTAAACACCTGACTGTCCAGCCGTGTTTTGAGAGAATGGTTCAGTTTGGCAACCGGCCATTGCCCTCATGATGCAGAGTTCTAATGCTCTGGTATCATTTATTTCAGATGGCCGCACCCATTTATATCAAACTGCACAATTTCAAGAAGCCAAATGAGCGGGCAAAAGTATTTTCCTTGTAATAGATAAGTCATAAAAAATACTTGATTTACTTCAATCCTGCATTAAGCATAAATAACGATTGTATGGACTTGAGGATAGATAAGCTTTGTCCTATGTGACATGATCATGATCTCATCATTTTAGCTGttcctattttatttttggCTATTTGCGTGAATTCATGTAAATCATTATAATAGAAATTTGCACTGAGCCAATGAGTAGAAGAATAAATAAGACTCACACCTCTATGAATAAATGAtcacacataaatacatgtcTTCATTTTGCCTTTTATTTAATGCATTTGGGAAAAGTTTCACTGTAGGACGTTGTAGTTGTAGGATTGCTGCACATAATTTGAATGTGACCTGCGTCCCCTGAGCCTCAGTGGTACTGT encodes:
- the nprl3 gene encoding GATOR complex protein NPRL3 isoform X3, with the translated sequence MMLNPSGGLPDDRKSMYSQSPNSVYRTGDKTSPISVILVSSGSRGNKLLFRYPFQRAAECPASLTAKQRSPYAQNTTGDVVEDQDGDSRFSDIILATILATKSDMCGKKFELKIDNVRFVGHPTLLQHPPIIQVSKTDPSPKREMPTMILFNVVFALRANADPSVISCMHNLSRRIAIALQHEERRCQYLTREAKLMLAVQDEITTTTETDGSPQSPFRQILPKCKLARDLKEAYDSLCTTGVVRLHINNWLEVSFCLPHKIHRIAGNHIPPEALERSLKAIRPYHALLLLESEKALLSQLPLDCSPAMVRLIKTCSAVKNLQQLAQDTDLALLQIFQIAAHLVYWGKAIIIYPLCENNVYMLSPHANICLYSTLAEHFAQQFPGHDLPSMLAKFSLPVSLAEFRNPLDAPAQEAQLIQMVVWMLQRRLMIQLHTYVCLLVLPNEDEPGLREEDPPLAARVGGRSLSTPSALSFGSPTSSDDMTLTSPSMDNSSAELLPGGDSPLNKRMTETLLASLSEHERQVILNIPAAQNPEDLRMFARLLHYFRGHHHLEEIMYNENMRRSQLKTLFDKFRSVLVVTNHEDPIISIFQSPMA
- the nprl3 gene encoding GATOR complex protein NPRL3 isoform X2, which codes for MMLNPSGGLPDDRKSMYSQSPNSVYRTGDKTSPISVILVSSGSRGNKLLFRYPFQRAAECPASLTAKQRSPYAQNTTGDVVEDQDGDSREQSPLTDEQLVAGFSDIILATILATKSDMCGKKFELKIDNVRFVGHPTLLQHPPIIQVSKTDPSPKREMPTMILFNVVFALRANADPSVISCMHNLSRRIAIALQHEERRCQYLTREAKLMLAVQDEITTTTENGSPQSPFRQILPKCKLARDLKEAYDSLCTTGVVRLHINNWLEVSFCLPHKIHRIAGNHIPPEALERSLKAIRPYHALLLLESEKALLSQLPLDCSPAMVRLIKTCSAVKNLQQLAQDTDLALLQIFQIAAHLVYWGKAIIIYPLCENNVYMLSPHANICLYSTLAEHFAQQFPGHDLPSMLAKFSLPVSLAEFRNPLDAPAQEAQLIQMVVWMLQRRLMIQLHTYVCLLVLPNEDEPGLREEDPPLAARVGGRSLSTPSALSFGSPTSSDDMTLTSPSMDNSSAELLPGGDSPLNKRMTETLLASLSEHERQVILNIPAAQNPEDLRMFARLLHYFRGHHHLEEIMYNENMRRSQLKTLFDKFRSVLVVTNHEDPIISIFQSPMA
- the nprl3 gene encoding GATOR complex protein NPRL3 isoform X1, yielding MMLNPSGGLPDDRKSMYSQSPNSVYRTGDKTSPISVILVSSGSRGNKLLFRYPFQRAAECPASLTAKQRSPYAQNTTGDVVEDQDGDSREQSPLTDEQLVAGFSDIILATILATKSDMCGKKFELKIDNVRFVGHPTLLQHPPIIQVSKTDPSPKREMPTMILFNVVFALRANADPSVISCMHNLSRRIAIALQHEERRCQYLTREAKLMLAVQDEITTTTETDGSPQSPFRQILPKCKLARDLKEAYDSLCTTGVVRLHINNWLEVSFCLPHKIHRIAGNHIPPEALERSLKAIRPYHALLLLESEKALLSQLPLDCSPAMVRLIKTCSAVKNLQQLAQDTDLALLQIFQIAAHLVYWGKAIIIYPLCENNVYMLSPHANICLYSTLAEHFAQQFPGHDLPSMLAKFSLPVSLAEFRNPLDAPAQEAQLIQMVVWMLQRRLMIQLHTYVCLLVLPNEDEPGLREEDPPLAARVGGRSLSTPSALSFGSPTSSDDMTLTSPSMDNSSAELLPGGDSPLNKRMTETLLASLSEHERQVILNIPAAQNPEDLRMFARLLHYFRGHHHLEEIMYNENMRRSQLKTLFDKFRSVLVVTNHEDPIISIFQSPMA
- the nprl3 gene encoding GATOR complex protein NPRL3 isoform X4, whose protein sequence is MCGKKFELKIDNVRFVGHPTLLQHPPIIQVSKTDPSPKREMPTMILFNVVFALRANADPSVISCMHNLSRRIAIALQHEERRCQYLTREAKLMLAVQDEITTTTETDGSPQSPFRQILPKCKLARDLKEAYDSLCTTGVVRLHINNWLEVSFCLPHKIHRIAGNHIPPEALERSLKAIRPYHALLLLESEKALLSQLPLDCSPAMVRLIKTCSAVKNLQQLAQDTDLALLQIFQIAAHLVYWGKAIIIYPLCENNVYMLSPHANICLYSTLAEHFAQQFPGHDLPSMLAKFSLPVSLAEFRNPLDAPAQEAQLIQMVVWMLQRRLMIQLHTYVCLLVLPNEDEPGLREEDPPLAARVGGRSLSTPSALSFGSPTSSDDMTLTSPSMDNSSAELLPGGDSPLNKRMTETLLASLSEHERQVILNIPAAQNPEDLRMFARLLHYFRGHHHLEEIMYNENMRRSQLKTLFDKFRSVLVVTNHEDPIISIFQSPMA